A single genomic interval of Microcebus murinus isolate Inina chromosome 24, M.murinus_Inina_mat1.0, whole genome shotgun sequence harbors:
- the LOC105882543 gene encoding arylamine N-acetyltransferase 1-like — protein MDIEAYFERIGYKNSRKNLDLKTLTDILQHHIRAIPFENLNIHCGEAMELGLQAIFDQVVRKNRGGWCLQVNQLLYWALCTIGFETTILGGYVYITAADKYSSNMIHLVLQVTIGSRKYIVDAGFGRSYQMWQPLELISGQDQPQVPCIFRLREESGIWYLDQIRREQYIPNREFLNSDLLENNKYQKMYSFTLQPRTIEDFQAMNTYLQESSTSVLTSKSFCSLQTTEGVHCLVGWTFTSRIFNYKDNKDLVEFKTLDEGEIEEVLKNIFNISLEKKLVAKHGDRSLTI, from the coding sequence ATGGACATTGAagcatattttgaaagaattggtTATAAGAACTCTAGGAAGAACTTGGACTTAAAAACACTAACTGACATTCTTCAGCACCACATCCGGGCCATTCCCTTTGAGAACCTTAACATACATTGTGGGGAAGCCATGGAGTTGGGCTTACAGGCCATTTTTGATCAAGTTGTGAGAAAGAACCGGGGTGGGTGGTGTCTCCAGGTCAATCAACTTCTGTACTGGGCTCTGTGCACAATTGGTTTTGAGACCACGATTTTGGGAGGGTATGTTTACATAACTGCAGCTGACAAATACAGCAGTAACATGATTCACCTTGTACTGCAGGTGACCATTGGTAGCAGGAAGTACATTGTTGATGCTGGGTTTGGACGCTCCTACCAGATGTGGCAGCCTCTGGAGTTAATTTCTGGGCAGGATCAGCCTCAGGTGCCTTGCATCTTCCGCTTGAGAGAAGAGAGTGGCATCTGGTACCTGGACCAAATCAGAAGAGAGCAATACATTCCAAACAGAGAATTTCTTAATTCTGATCTCCTGGAAAacaataaataccaaaaaatgtaCTCATTTACTCTTCAACCTCGAACAATTGAAGATTTTCAGGCTATGAATACATACTTGCAGGAATCTTCAACATCTGTGCTTACAAGCAAATCATTTTGTTCTTTACAGACCACAGAAGGGGTTCACTGTTTAGTGGGCTGGACCTTCACCTCCAGAATATTCAATTATAAGGACAATAAAGACCTGGTAGAGTTTAAGACTCTggatgaaggagaaatagaagaagtgctgaaaaatatatttaatatttctctggAGAAAAAGCTTGTGGCCAAACATGGTGATCGATCTCTTACCATTTAA